GGAAACCGCGTGTCGCGGTTTCCGAGACAACGGCCCAGCCCTGGCTGCGGGCAGCATCCTCCGCTTCGCCCAGCATCACTGTCTTGCCGATTCCCCGGGCGCCGGTGAAGATAGTCAGGAGCCCCGGCGCCCCGGAGCGGATGCGCAGCCCGTAGGCGAACTCGTCCAGAAGCCCCGCGCGGCCAATGAGCTGCGGTGGTTCAGCTCCCGCCGTTGGGCGGAACGGATTCCTTGCCGGATCAGGTGCCATCGCGTCCTCCTGTGAACTCTTGTGTACACAGTGTACTTGGGTGAACGGCGTCTTGGGCGGGTGGTACCTGGTGATGATTGGGCGGACCTGATCGAGGATGTGGCGGCGCGCGTTCGGCGATCGGAACGCCCCCTCCCCCGTGCTGATTCACACTGCATCAGGACTGCCGCAGCAAAAACAATGTGGGTGGATTAATTGCCGGATACGAATTGAAGCGTTTAGGAGTGGCCCACTGCGGCAGGGAACGGATGGAAAGTCAGCTTACTATTTTTGGTATGAGAATCTCCGCTGCTCCCCTGATGGGGTCGCGGTGCGTAAGCGGGATTATCCCAGCAGTGCCATAGAAATTAATATCCGAGTAATTCGACGCATCAATACCTGAGTATGTGGCCTATATCGCGATTTGATGCCGTTTGTTGAGGATTTCTTGAGCCTTCGCAGGCAGTCATATTGTGGTTGGAATTTCAGACTGGGCATAACCCATCCGTTCCCGGATGGCTGTACCGGAATGACCTTGGAGGCACAATGACTGCAGTTGACGTTCCACCGGAGGCGGATCTTCGTAAATCGGGATATTTACGGACCTTCCCCAAAATGCAGGGCCGGTTTACGGCCAGGGCGACAATTGCCTGCGTGGTTCCCGCGTACAACGAGGAAGACACCATCGTCGACGTGCTCAAGGCCCTCCTGAAGCAAACCAGGCTGCCCGATGTCATCCACGTTGTCGTCAATAACACAGACGACGAAACATTCTTCCTGGCGCGTGAATTCGCCGGACCCCATGAACACACCTATCAGGACGTCACCTACCGGACTGAAGTCTTTGTCCACGATATTGGGGTCAACGGGGACAAAAAAGTTGGCGCCCTCAACTACGGCTTTTCCCAGGTCTGCGACGATTTTGATTACTTCCTGGGTGTTGACGGTGACACCGTGGTGGATAAGCACGCGGTGCAGCAGCTCGAGGAAGAGATTCTGAGCGATCCGCGCATCGGCGGAGTTTCAGCGATCTACACGGTGGCCGAACCTGAAACCAAGGGATTTATCGCCAAGTTCCTCGCAGCGGGTCAGCGCGCGCAATTTGCGGCATTCAACATGGATAACCTGCTGCGTGGCAGGAACATGGCCGTTCTTGGCGGCCAGTGCTCAATCCTGTCCATGACGGCGCTGCAGAATGTTCTGCTGGAAAACCGCCAGGCCACACCGTGGGTTAAAGACTCGGAAGTGGAGGATTCACTGGTCTCGCTGCAAATCAAGAACATTGGGTATGCCACGAAGATCTCAGCCCGCGCCCGCGCTTCCGTGGGCGGCATGGACACCTTCCGGTCCCTGGACGGGCAGCAGGTCAAGTGGAACTACGGCGCCATCGACCTCATGTGGCCGGGCCAGAGAAGCAACACGGCGGGCCAGCCGTTTCATCCGAATCTCAGGCTGCGGTGGAGCGAGAACGTCTCAATGCTGTTCAACATCATGACCCGGGCCGCTTTCATCATCCTGCTGGTCGCGTCCCTGAGCATCGGAGCCTACGTGTTCTATCCGGTCTGGCTCATTCCTCCGCTGGTGGCCGTATTACTGAACCTGCGCATTGCGCTCTCGGTCCAATCCCGGTCCCCGCGCGACATCGCGTTCGCGCTGCTGGCCGTGCCTGCCGAGGTATATCTGTGGCTGCGGATGGGGCATTTTGTCCGCGCCTGGGCCAAGTTCTTCTCCAGCCGCCAGACCGACAATTGGGCGGCACAGGCACGCGCTGAACGGGGCGCCGGGTACGCCTTCCTGATGCCCGCCGTCGTCGCACTGATCATTGGTGCCGGCATGGTGTACGCATGGTCACAGCTGCCGGTTGACCTGCAATCAGCCATCCTCTCCATCGGCTGGCCCGTCCTGTACATCACCACCATGGTCCAGACCGCCTTCATGCTTCGGAAGGCACTGCGCCGGCACCGCGGTTTCCGGGTATGAGCTCCCCGCGCCGCCGCACCGGCCGCCCCCTCCCCCGCTTTCTGGGCATCTTTGCAGCATCCGCCGTGCTGGTCCTGACCGGCTGTTCCATCCCCGGGCTGCCGGGAGCCACCGGCGCTCCCGACGCAGCGGTGGAACACGCCTCATCGGTCGACGGCGTGATGCCGGATTCCGCCGGGGATCTCGCCAGTGGAAGCATGACCCGTCGGGTGACCGCCGCTGCAAACACCCTCGTCCTTGACTACTGGACCACCGAAAACGTCGCCGAATGGACGTCTGAATCAAGACCGATCATCAACGTCAACGCGCACCTTGACGGTCCGGGCACCGGCGGGGCTGTTCGGGTCACCCGCTTTGAAGCCAAGCTTGACGGTTCCGGAACGGTCCTGGCCACTGATACGGGCAGTTTCGCCCTCGAACCTCCCTTCGCGTACTCCTCCGCCGTGGTCCTGCCCGCGAACCCCGGCGCCGCCAGCAGCAGAATCATCTTCACCCTGGACCTGCTCACCGAAACGGCACCCGGAAGCGGAATCTACGCCCGCCAAACCGTGGTGGACGCACTGACCATTGGCTATGCCACTCCGGGTGGTACTGCCACGGCCGGCGCCTCGGTGCAGACGGAGGGGTGATACTCCGTCCGCCGGAGAAAAAACTTTTCCGCCGTGGTCGATTTCCCGGGCTGCGGATCGACGGGATAGTAGAAGACGCACAGTGCGTCCTCACTTCCCACCAAAGGAGCAGGCCATGCAGTACATGTTCATCATGCGTTCCACCGACGAGGCGAAGGAGGCCTTCAAGGACATGCCCATGGAAGAGGTCATCAACCAAATGGGCGCCTACAACGAGTCAATGATCAACGCGGGGGTCCTGCTGGCCGGAGAGGGACTTGCCGACGTCACCCAGGACAGCGGTTTTATCGTCGACTTCTCAGAGGAACCACCGCTGGTAACCGACGGCCCCTACGGCGAGACCCATGAGCTCTTCAACGGATTCTGGATCATCCAGGCCGCGTCCAGGGAGGAGGCAGCGGAGTGGGCCATGCGCTGCCCGCTCGGTCCGGGATCGAAGCTGGAGGTGCGCAGGGTGACGGACGCCAGCGACTTCGCGGACTTTGCCGACAATGAGTACATCCGCAAGGAGGAAGGCTGGCGGGAAACTGAAACCAAGCTGCGCTCCGGGAACGCCTAGGCAGCGGAAGCGCAGGGGAACCCGCTGATGCCGGACCCGGAGGAAGAGGCCCCGCAGGCGGCGGCTGTCAGCCGCCGCCTCGAGGCGGTATGGCGCATCGAGGGTGCCCGCATAGTGGCGGCGCTGGCCCGCGTCACCGGAAACATGGGGTTTGCTGAAGACGTTGCACAGGAGGCCCTCGCCGACGCCCTGGTGCAGTGGCCCCGGACGGGGGTGCCGCGCAATCCGGCAGCCTGGCTGACCACCGTGGCCAAGCGCAGAGCCATCGATGCATGGCGCCGGGCCGAGCGGCTTGAAGACAGGTACCAGGTGCTGGCAGCCCGCCTGCCGGAGGACGACGGCGTGGAGTGGAACCCGGTTCCGGATGACGTGCTTCGGCTCATCTTTACGGCGTGCCATCCAGTGCTGCCGCACCAGTCCCAGGTGATCCTGACCCTGCGGACAGTGGCCGGACTGAACACCGGGCAGATTGCACGGCTCTTTATGCTTCCCAGCGCCACCGTTCAGCAGCGCATCGTGCGGGCGAAGAAAACCCTGGCCGCGGCCAGGGTCCCCTTCGAAGTGCCTGAACCGAGCGGCTGGGGTCCGCGCCTGGGCGGGGTGCTCGGCGTCGTGTATCTGATGTTCACCGAAGGGTATGCGGCAACGGCCGGAGAAGCGTGGATTCGGCTGGACCTGGCCGGGGAGGCCCTGCGGATCGGGCGGATCCTGGCCGGGTTGGTGCCGCAGGAGCCGGAAGTGCATGCGCTGGTTGCCCTGATGGAGTTCTCCGCCTCGCGGTTTGCGGCGCGGACCCGCCCGGACGGAGCCGCGGTGCTGCTCGGTGACCAGGACCGCACGCGGTGGGACCGGGCGCAGATTCAGCGGGGCAGGGCTGCGCTGGCCCGCGCCGATGCGCTGGGACGGGGACGGGGCAGCTACGCGCTCCAGGCAGCCATCGCCCAGTGCCATGCCGGTGCCCCCGATGTGGCCCGCACCGACTGGCAGCACATCGTGCTGCTGTATGAAGCCCTGGGACGCCTGGCGCCCAGCCCCGTGGTGGAGCTTAACCGGGCGGTGGCTGTCTCCATGGCCACCGGCCCGGCCACCGCCCTGGCCATGGTCGACCGGCTGGCGCAGCAGGGGCAACTGCGCGGATCGCATTTACTGCCCAGCGTCCGTGCGGAACTGCTGCTGCGCTTGGGCCGGCGGGAGGAGGCGCGTTCCGATTTCGCCGCGGCGGCTGAACTGGCGGCGAACGACCGTGAACGCGAGGTCCTGCAACGCCGCGCCGCCGAACCCTGAGCGGAGGACCCGGGCCCCGGAGCACGCCTAGCGCAGGCTCTTGACCTCCTCTTCCACGGTGTGGGAAAGCTCGACGGCGGGCGGCCGCCCGCAGGTGCTGCGGATCGCCACCGCAGCGCCAGCGTCAGCCGAAGTAAGCACCGCTTCCATGACCTCGAGGACGTGGAACGCCAATTCACCGCTGGCCCGGGGCAGCTCCCCTGCCGGGGTCCGGGCCAGATCCTGAAGGCCTATGCCGCGTGAGGCGTGCGGGTAGCCAGCGGATACCGGGAGCACCTCCCAGCCGTCGCTGTCGAGCGTGCGCAGCTGGACGTCGCCGTCGAACCGGTTGGGATCCGGAACCGTCAGGGATCCGATTTCGCCGTGGACTTCAATGTTCGCCGAATGGGTGGCCACCGCATCGAAGCTCATGACCAGCGTCGACAGTGCACCTGACTCATGGGTCAGGACACCCGTCACATGGGTGGGGGTGCTGACCGGGATGACTTCGCCGGCGCGGTGCCCGGAACCGATGATCCGGCTGCTGCGCGTGCTGCTGGCTGCGCCGATGACCGAGGAGACCGGTCCCAGCAGGGTGACCAGGGCAGAGACGTAGTACGGTCCCATGTCCAGCAGCGGCCCGCCGCCCGGAACGTAATAGAAATCGGGATTCGGATGCCACCGCTCATGCCCCGGGGTGACCATGGTGGCAGTGGCGGAGACGGGTGACCCAATGAGCCCCTCATCGATGGCCCTGCGCGCGGTTTGGATGCCGGTGCCCAGGACCGTGTCCGGCGCTGAGCCCAGGATCAGGCCCGCCGCCTCCGCGGCCTGCAGCATGGCCTCACCCTCTGCCGTGCTGGCCGCCAGCGGTTTCTCGCCGTACACGTGTTTGCCGGCGGCGATGGCTTTCAGCGCGACGTCCGCGTGCGCGGCCGGAATGGTCAGGTTCAGGACAAGATCCACGTCGTCGTCGGCCAGGAGTTCCTCCACGGTGAGTGCACGGACTCCGGGGTGCGCTGCGGCCACTTCGCGGGCGCGGTCCATATCCAGGTCCGCGACGGCGGTGAGGGTCACCGCGTCCAGGCCGGGGAAGGTTTCCAGGTAGGCGGCGCTGATGTTTCCGCAGCCCACCATGCCAATACGCAGTACTTCGGTGGATGATCCAGTGGTTAGCGGCTGGCCCACAGCATGCCCCTTTCAATGATGGTGGTGACGTTCGGGTCCTGCAGGATTTCCACGGAATGTCCCGGCGTCGTGACGAAAATACGTCCCTTGCCCCACGAGCGGGTCCAGATGGCCGGGCAGGTGACGGGGCGGTGCCAGGCATCCCATTCCCGCGCCGGAAGCGTGGTGGTGGCCAGGACGTCCAGGTAGTCGTCAGTGAGCACCCAGTACTGTTCCGTCCGCAGGTCGAAGTCCCCAATTCCGGCGGTGATGGGATGATCGGCGGCGGCCGGAAGCATGTTGACTGTGTAGTCGATGAAATTATCCGAGGCATCACCGACCCGCTCGTCCGGATGCTTGCCCGGATGGCAGGCGAACTGTCCGCCGATCAGGTGGAGGTAATCCGAGTTGTTGCGGTAGGAATCAGCAATACCGCCGTGCCAGCCGGCCATGCCGGTTCCGGCTTCAATGGCGGCCCGCAGGCCCTCGAACTCCTCCCGCTCAATGGTGTTCATGGTGTTGCACTGGACAATCAGGTCGACACTGGCCATGTAGTCCGCATCGGCGTAGATCTTCGGGGATTCCTCGATTCGAATCTCGAAACCGTTCTCCCGGAGGTGCGGCAGAAAGAGGTCGGTGGCTTCAACGGGCTGATGTCCGTCCCAGCCGCCCCGGACAACGAGGGCCTGGCGTGTGGTGCTCATTCGGTGGTTCCTTTACTTGGTTGCAAAAGCTGAATCGAAGGCGGCGTCCGGCGGGGTGATTTGTGCCAGGGACCGAACCAGGGCCAGGGCTCCAGGGCCGCCGACCAGACGATCCATGCCGGCATCCTCCCATTCGACGCTGGTGGGACCGCTGTAGCCGATGGCGTTCAGCATCCGGAAAATACGCTCCCACGGCACATCGCCGTGCCCGGCGGTGACAAAGTCCCAACCGCGGCGCGGATCGCCCCAGGGAAGGTGGGACCCCAGGCGGCCGTTGCGGCCGTCCAGCTGCTTGACCGATTCCTTCACATGGACGTGATAAATCCGGTCCTGGAAGTCGTACAGGAAGGCAGCGGGGTCGAGGTCCTGCCAAATGAAGTGCGAGGGGTCGAAGTTCAGGCCAAAGCCTTCACGGTGACCGATGGCTTCCAGGGTGCGCTTGGCCGTCCAGTAGTCATAGGCGATTTCGGAGGGATGGACCTCCAAGGCGAAGCGCACCCCCACTTCGTCAAAGACGTCAATGATGGGATTCCAACGGTCCGCGAAATCCTGGTAGCCGCGCTCGATCATGCCATCGGGCACCGGCGGGAACATTGCCACCGTCTTCCAGATGGAGGAACCGGTGAAGCCGGTGACCGTGTTGACCCCAAGCCGGGCAGCGGCCCGGGCGGTCATCTTGAGTTCCTCGGCAGCCCGGGTGCGCACGCCCTCAGGATCGCCGTCGCCCCAAACGCGGGTGGAGACTATCCCCTGGTGCCGTTCGTCGATGGGATCGTCGCAGACGGCCTGGCCGTTGAGGTGGTTGGAAATCGCATAGACGGAGAGGTTGTTGCGCTTGAGGATATCCAGGCGCTCCTGCAGGTACTCGTCGTCTTCCACCGCCCGCCAAACATCCAGGTGATCGCCCCAGCAGGCGATCTCCAAGCCGTCGTAGCCCCACTCTCCGGCGAGCCGGGCCACTTCCTCGAACGGAAGGTCGGCCCACTGGCCCGTGAACAAGGTAATTGGGCGTGTCATCGGATCTCCTCTGCTGTGGTTGTAAAGGCTGTTCGTGCCATCGATGGTTCACTCTCCACCGGGGTCCACCGGCTGTCGGCGGCTGCGCTGTCCTCGACGGCGCCGAGCACGCGCTGGACCTGCAGGGCGTCAGCGAACGACGGCGTGGGCTGGCTTCCGGCCGCCAGCGCGGTCACCAGATCCACGACCTGGTGCGTAAACCCGTGCTCGTAGCCCAGCCCGTGGCCGGTGGGCCACCAGTTGCCCACGTAGGGGTGCTCTGGTTCAGTGACCATGATCCGGTGGAACCCCTGTTCGCCGCTGCGGTCGGTGGCGTCATAGAACTGCAGGAAGTTCATGTCTTCGAAGTCGAAGGCGAGGGAGCCGAGGGTGCCGTTCACTTCCAGGCGCATCGCGTTCTTGCGTCCCAGCGCGGCGCGGGTTGCTTCGAAGACGCCGATGGGACCGCCGTCGAACCGTGCGGTGAAGATGGCGGCGTCGTCCACGGTCACGTCGCCCATTTCCTGGTCCGCACCGGTGTCCCCGTGGCCGCCGAGCCCAACAAAGTCGCCTCCCACCGGGCGGCGGCGCGTGAAGGTTTCCAGCAGCGCGGAGACGCCGGTGATTTGCTGCCCGGTGACGAACTGAGCTGCATCGATGATGTGCGCGCCAATGTCGCCCAGTGCGCCGGATCCGGACAGGTTGCGGTCCAGGCGCCAGGTCAGGGGCGCGTTTTCATCCGAGAGCCAGTCCTGCAGGTACTGGGCGCGCACCTGGCGGATTTTCCCCAGCCTTCCGTCGTCGACCATGCGCTTGGCCAGGGCGAGGGCCGGGGTGCGGCGGTAGGAGTAGCCGCACATGGCGAACACGCCATTGCGTGCCGCTTCCTGGGCTGCCTCCGTCATTTCTTCGGCCTCGGCAACGGTGTTGGCCAGCGGCTTTTCGCACAGCACGTGTTTTCCGGCGCGCAGCGCGGCAATGGCTATTTCGGCATGGGTGTTGCCGGGCGAGCAGATGTCGATGAGATCGATGTCGTCGCGTTCGATCAGCGCCCGCCAGTCCGTTTCGGTGGAGGACCATCCCATCTTCCGGGCCGCCTCCTCCACCGCTGTGGCGTTGCGGCCGGCGAGAGCCGTCAGCTCAGGGGTCAGCGGAAGGTCGAAAAACCTGTGGGCGCTGCGCCATGCGTGTGAATGTGCGGCGCCCATAAAGGCGTACCCGACCATCCCGATCCGAAGCGGGGTGGTTTCTGCCTGCGGCATTTAAAGTCCTTTCATTGGTAAAGCGTGGTGCTATTTGCTGAATCCGGCGGTGAGTCCGCTGAGCAGCTGCCTGCGGCCGACTATGTACAGCACGAGGATGGGCAGGGTGGTCAGGACCACTGAGGCCAGGACCGCCGGAATGTTGACACTGTACTGGCCCTGGAAGGTCCACAGCGCCAGGGGAAGGACGCGCAGGTCCGGACTCTGGGTGAGGATCAGCGGCAGCAGGAAACCGTTCCAGACGCCCAGGGCGTTGTAGATGCCCACCGTGACAATGGCGGGCTTCGTCAGCGGCAGTGCAAGCCGCCACATGGTCTGCCATTCGCTGCAGCCGTCCAGGCGCATTGACTCGAACAGTTCGTTTGGCACGTCGCGGATAAAGTTCGACAGGATCAGGACGGTCAGCGGAATGGCAAAGGCAATGGAGGGCAGGACCAGCGCCAGGAGGCTGTCATAGAGATTCAGCCGGATGATCATCAGGTAAATGGGAATGATGGTGGCCTGCAGTGGAATGGCCAGCCCGAGCAGGAACAATCCGTTGCTGAACCTCAGGAACCGGCTGTTGCCGCGCACAATGGCGAAGGATGCCATGAAGGAGACGGCCACCGCCGGGATGACGGTACCAATGGTGATGATGGCGCTGTTCATGAAGTACTTGGCAAAGTCCGCCTCGAGCACCATCCGGTAGTTCTCCAGGGTTGGAGACGCCGGCACGGCCAGCGGATTCTGGGAGAAGTACCCGGCCGATGTTTTCAGGCTGGTGATCACCACGTAATACACCGGGATGATGATGATGGCCAGCCAGATCCAGCCGGCCGCTCCCCCGGCGTAGTTCAGTTTCCGCCACCGCTGGCCGCGCCGGGCGGCAGGTCTGGCGGCGGAGGGGCCGGAGGAATCCGCCCGTTTGGTTGCTGTTGCAGTCATGTCACATGCCTTCCAGTTGGCTGCCGCTGGAGCCCTTGCCGCCCAGGCGCTGCAGGGCCAGTGCCAGGGCCAGGCCGATGAGCACCAGGATCACGGCGAGGACGCTCGCCGGGCCCATGAGGTTGGCCCGGAATCCCGTGAGGTACATGTCCAGGGCCAGGATGCGGGTGGAGTTTCCCGGTCCGCCCGCCGTCAGCACGAAGATGAGGTCGAAGTAGGTCAGCGACCCCACGACCATCAGGGTGGAGGACGTGATGATGGTGTACTTCAGCTGCGGAAGGGTGATGTGGAAAAACTGCTTGATCTTGCCGGCGCCGTCGATCTCCGCGGCCTCGTACAGCGACTTCGGGATTTGCCGCACGCCGCCTTGGTAGATGAGCGTGTGGAACGGAACAAACTGCCAGGCGATGACGAAGATGACCACCAGCAGCACCAGCTGCGGGTGTCCCAGCCAGTCCTGTGCGAGGACAGGAAGATTCAGGCCCTCGGCCAGCCCGAAGTTGGGGTCCAGCAGCGCCTTGAAGGCAATGGCGATGGCAGCCGAGGACAGCAGCAGCGGCAGGAAGTACAGGACGGCGAGAAGAGCCCGGTACTTCTGGCTTCCGGCGGTGAAGACGCCCAGCAGAAGGCTCAGCGGCGTCTGGACCAGCCAGGAGACGATCATGATGAGGAAGGTCAGCCGCAGGGCGTTGTGCATCACGGGATCGCCCAGGACTGACAGCCAGTTCCCAATGCCGGCCAGGGATATGGCCCCGATGCCGTCCCAGTTCGCGAAACTGAGCACAAAGACGCCCACCAGCGGAACGACGGCGAAGACCACAAAGAAGAACAATGCAGGCAGGACCAGCCACCACAGGGTGCCGGTTTTGCCGCGGCTGGACGCCGAGCCCTGGCCCTTCCCCTGTGCCTTGGAGCCGCCGGCCGCGGCGGGGAGCGCGGCCGGCGGAACGGCAGCGATCATTTGCCCAGGGTCGCATTCATGTTGGATGCGAACTGCTCGGGGGTGATCGCCAGCAGGAACAGCTGGTCAATGTTGCTCAGCAGGGCTTCCGCCGCCGTGGGGCTCAGCGCCTGGTCCCATGACTGCTGGAAACTCGGTGCATCCTTCGCCAGCCCGTACTGGAAACTCAGGAACTCCTTGTCTGCGGACTTTTCGAGCTTGTCTTCAATGCCGGTGACGATCGGCACCGAGCCGGTCTCGATGTACGCGTCAACCTCCGCGTCGGTCAGCAGTCCGTCCTTGAAGAACTTCTTGGCAGCCTCCTTTTCAGTATCGGAGGCCTTCGAGGAAATGGACTGGTAGCCGGCGGGATTGCCCACGGTGTTTGCCGGATCGCCCTTTCCGCCCTCGACGGTGGGGAAATTGATCCAGCCGAGCTTGCCGTCCTCGACAAAGCCGGCGCCGTCGTTCTTCATGCCGCCGTAGGTCCAGCCGCCGTGAAGCATCATGGCAGCCTTGCCGGTGTACAGCAGTGCCTGGTCCGCATTGCTGTCAGCGGTAATGGAGGTGAAGCCCTTGATGAATCCGTCCGCCTTAACCAGGTCCTGGATCATGGTGTTGGCCTGCAGCGCGGCCGGCTGCGACCAGGAATCGGGCTCCCCGTTGTAGATGGAGGTGAAGAGCTCGGGGCCTCCCACCCGGTCGTAAAGGTATTCGAGCCACATCATCGAGGTCCAGCGGGACTGCCCGCCCAGGGACAGCGGGGCAACGCCCATGTCATTGAACGTCTTGGTCAGGGCCATCAGGTCCTCCCACGTGGCGGGCGGTTCCGCTCCGGCCTTATCGAAGAGTTCCTTGTTGTAGTAGAAGATGATCGGCGTCACGGTTTGGGTGGGAATGGCGTAGATCTTTCCGTCCACGGTTGCGGCGCCAAATGTGGATTCCAGCAAACGGTCTTT
This genomic interval from Arthrobacter citreus contains the following:
- a CDS encoding extracellular solute-binding protein — encoded protein: MEKKFTSRRSFLSLAVLAPVAAYTLTACGSSGPGDTSSGGASIWALSGQPDEGIRQDTIDAFNEANPDMQIKPTFFQNDAYKTKIKTAIGAGQAPSIIYGWGGGTLRTYAEAGQVEDLTSWFDENPDVKDRLLESTFGAATVDGKIYAIPTQTVTPIIFYYNKELFDKAGAEPPATWEDLMALTKTFNDMGVAPLSLGGQSRWTSMMWLEYLYDRVGGPELFTSIYNGEPDSWSQPAALQANTMIQDLVKADGFIKGFTSITADSNADQALLYTGKAAMMLHGGWTYGGMKNDGAGFVEDGKLGWINFPTVEGGKGDPANTVGNPAGYQSISSKASDTEKEAAKKFFKDGLLTDAEVDAYIETGSVPIVTGIEDKLEKSADKEFLSFQYGLAKDAPSFQQSWDQALSPTAAEALLSNIDQLFLLAITPEQFASNMNATLGK
- a CDS encoding YciI family protein; protein product: MQYMFIMRSTDEAKEAFKDMPMEEVINQMGAYNESMINAGVLLAGEGLADVTQDSGFIVDFSEEPPLVTDGPYGETHELFNGFWIIQAASREEAAEWAMRCPLGPGSKLEVRRVTDASDFADFADNEYIRKEEGWRETETKLRSGNA
- a CDS encoding glycosyltransferase family 2 protein, with translation MTAVDVPPEADLRKSGYLRTFPKMQGRFTARATIACVVPAYNEEDTIVDVLKALLKQTRLPDVIHVVVNNTDDETFFLAREFAGPHEHTYQDVTYRTEVFVHDIGVNGDKKVGALNYGFSQVCDDFDYFLGVDGDTVVDKHAVQQLEEEILSDPRIGGVSAIYTVAEPETKGFIAKFLAAGQRAQFAAFNMDNLLRGRNMAVLGGQCSILSMTALQNVLLENRQATPWVKDSEVEDSLVSLQIKNIGYATKISARARASVGGMDTFRSLDGQQVKWNYGAIDLMWPGQRSNTAGQPFHPNLRLRWSENVSMLFNIMTRAAFIILLVASLSIGAYVFYPVWLIPPLVAVLLNLRIALSVQSRSPRDIAFALLAVPAEVYLWLRMGHFVRAWAKFFSSRQTDNWAAQARAERGAGYAFLMPAVVALIIGAGMVYAWSQLPVDLQSAILSIGWPVLYITTMVQTAFMLRKALRRHRGFRV
- a CDS encoding RNA polymerase sigma factor: MPDPEEEAPQAAAVSRRLEAVWRIEGARIVAALARVTGNMGFAEDVAQEALADALVQWPRTGVPRNPAAWLTTVAKRRAIDAWRRAERLEDRYQVLAARLPEDDGVEWNPVPDDVLRLIFTACHPVLPHQSQVILTLRTVAGLNTGQIARLFMLPSATVQQRIVRAKKTLAAARVPFEVPEPSGWGPRLGGVLGVVYLMFTEGYAATAGEAWIRLDLAGEALRIGRILAGLVPQEPEVHALVALMEFSASRFAARTRPDGAAVLLGDQDRTRWDRAQIQRGRAALARADALGRGRGSYALQAAIAQCHAGAPDVARTDWQHIVLLYEALGRLAPSPVVELNRAVAVSMATGPATALAMVDRLAQQGQLRGSHLLPSVRAELLLRLGRREEARSDFAAAAELAANDREREVLQRRAAEP
- a CDS encoding sugar phosphate isomerase/epimerase family protein, with translation MTRPITLFTGQWADLPFEEVARLAGEWGYDGLEIACWGDHLDVWRAVEDDEYLQERLDILKRNNLSVYAISNHLNGQAVCDDPIDERHQGIVSTRVWGDGDPEGVRTRAAEELKMTARAAARLGVNTVTGFTGSSIWKTVAMFPPVPDGMIERGYQDFADRWNPIIDVFDEVGVRFALEVHPSEIAYDYWTAKRTLEAIGHREGFGLNFDPSHFIWQDLDPAAFLYDFQDRIYHVHVKESVKQLDGRNGRLGSHLPWGDPRRGWDFVTAGHGDVPWERIFRMLNAIGYSGPTSVEWEDAGMDRLVGGPGALALVRSLAQITPPDAAFDSAFATK
- a CDS encoding Gfo/Idh/MocA family oxidoreductase, with protein sequence MPQAETTPLRIGMVGYAFMGAAHSHAWRSAHRFFDLPLTPELTALAGRNATAVEEAARKMGWSSTETDWRALIERDDIDLIDICSPGNTHAEIAIAALRAGKHVLCEKPLANTVAEAEEMTEAAQEAARNGVFAMCGYSYRRTPALALAKRMVDDGRLGKIRQVRAQYLQDWLSDENAPLTWRLDRNLSGSGALGDIGAHIIDAAQFVTGQQITGVSALLETFTRRRPVGGDFVGLGGHGDTGADQEMGDVTVDDAAIFTARFDGGPIGVFEATRAALGRKNAMRLEVNGTLGSLAFDFEDMNFLQFYDATDRSGEQGFHRIMVTEPEHPYVGNWWPTGHGLGYEHGFTHQVVDLVTALAAGSQPTPSFADALQVQRVLGAVEDSAAADSRWTPVESEPSMARTAFTTTAEEIR
- a CDS encoding sugar ABC transporter permease yields the protein MIAAVPPAALPAAAGGSKAQGKGQGSASSRGKTGTLWWLVLPALFFFVVFAVVPLVGVFVLSFANWDGIGAISLAGIGNWLSVLGDPVMHNALRLTFLIMIVSWLVQTPLSLLLGVFTAGSQKYRALLAVLYFLPLLLSSAAIAIAFKALLDPNFGLAEGLNLPVLAQDWLGHPQLVLLVVIFVIAWQFVPFHTLIYQGGVRQIPKSLYEAAEIDGAGKIKQFFHITLPQLKYTIITSSTLMVVGSLTYFDLIFVLTAGGPGNSTRILALDMYLTGFRANLMGPASVLAVILVLIGLALALALQRLGGKGSSGSQLEGM
- a CDS encoding carbohydrate ABC transporter permease; this translates as MTATATKRADSSGPSAARPAARRGQRWRKLNYAGGAAGWIWLAIIIIPVYYVVITSLKTSAGYFSQNPLAVPASPTLENYRMVLEADFAKYFMNSAIITIGTVIPAVAVSFMASFAIVRGNSRFLRFSNGLFLLGLAIPLQATIIPIYLMIIRLNLYDSLLALVLPSIAFAIPLTVLILSNFIRDVPNELFESMRLDGCSEWQTMWRLALPLTKPAIVTVGIYNALGVWNGFLLPLILTQSPDLRVLPLALWTFQGQYSVNIPAVLASVVLTTLPILVLYIVGRRQLLSGLTAGFSK
- a CDS encoding ThuA domain-containing protein, with amino-acid sequence MSTTRQALVVRGGWDGHQPVEATDLFLPHLRENGFEIRIEESPKIYADADYMASVDLIVQCNTMNTIEREEFEGLRAAIEAGTGMAGWHGGIADSYRNNSDYLHLIGGQFACHPGKHPDERVGDASDNFIDYTVNMLPAAADHPITAGIGDFDLRTEQYWVLTDDYLDVLATTTLPAREWDAWHRPVTCPAIWTRSWGKGRIFVTTPGHSVEILQDPNVTTIIERGMLWASR
- a CDS encoding Gfo/Idh/MocA family oxidoreductase; the encoded protein is MVGCGNISAAYLETFPGLDAVTLTAVADLDMDRAREVAAAHPGVRALTVEELLADDDVDLVLNLTIPAAHADVALKAIAAGKHVYGEKPLAASTAEGEAMLQAAEAAGLILGSAPDTVLGTGIQTARRAIDEGLIGSPVSATATMVTPGHERWHPNPDFYYVPGGGPLLDMGPYYVSALVTLLGPVSSVIGAASSTRSSRIIGSGHRAGEVIPVSTPTHVTGVLTHESGALSTLVMSFDAVATHSANIEVHGEIGSLTVPDPNRFDGDVQLRTLDSDGWEVLPVSAGYPHASRGIGLQDLARTPAGELPRASGELAFHVLEVMEAVLTSADAGAAVAIRSTCGRPPAVELSHTVEEEVKSLR